The proteins below are encoded in one region of Holophagaceae bacterium:
- a CDS encoding glycosyltransferase family 9 protein codes for MTRPTASTLPEGAIWVRFPRFVGDAAMQLPVLRLLRNMGRGPIVVWGPKATVSLLLHSGLADAVLPDAGRLSPWRMAAILRKFKAAASIHFPKSLRPALAAWLARVPLRIGVDESLAGRFNTHSGPFWKAEGPFLLRYHAVLEKAFPDAPSMPFADFDPGVQVPTPVEPYLCLMPGSLWPSKAWPVASYRALLLKARAEGFQVAVLGSPAEAAVCDEVAGVEGLNLCGTTSLSEAAAWLRGAKAAIGNDSGLSHLAAACSTPVLALYGATDPGGSTPWGPLSSVLQRPGVPCAPCFKRHCFVESHPCLDGLPMEEVWAGATELFLK; via the coding sequence ATGACCCGCCCCACGGCCAGCACCCTTCCCGAAGGCGCCATCTGGGTGCGTTTCCCGCGCTTCGTGGGGGACGCGGCGATGCAATTGCCCGTGCTGCGCCTGCTCCGGAACATGGGACGGGGCCCCATCGTGGTGTGGGGTCCGAAGGCGACCGTATCCTTGCTCCTCCACAGCGGCCTGGCGGACGCCGTGCTGCCGGACGCAGGACGGCTGAGTCCCTGGCGGATGGCAGCGATCCTTCGAAAATTCAAGGCTGCGGCCAGCATCCATTTCCCGAAATCCCTGCGTCCGGCCCTGGCCGCCTGGCTCGCCCGGGTGCCTCTGCGCATCGGCGTGGACGAGAGCCTGGCGGGCCGCTTCAACACCCACAGCGGCCCATTCTGGAAGGCGGAGGGCCCCTTCCTGCTGCGCTACCATGCGGTGCTGGAAAAGGCGTTTCCGGACGCGCCCTCCATGCCCTTCGCCGATTTTGATCCCGGCGTGCAGGTCCCGACGCCGGTCGAACCGTACCTTTGCCTGATGCCCGGCAGCCTTTGGCCCTCCAAGGCCTGGCCGGTGGCCAGCTACCGGGCGCTGCTGCTGAAGGCGCGCGCCGAGGGATTCCAAGTGGCCGTGCTGGGCAGCCCTGCGGAAGCCGCCGTATGCGACGAGGTGGCCGGAGTCGAGGGGTTGAATCTCTGCGGCACCACCTCGCTTTCCGAGGCCGCGGCCTGGCTGCGGGGGGCGAAGGCGGCCATCGGCAATGATTCGGGCCTGAGCCATCTCGCGGCGGCCTGCTCCACGCCGGTCCTCGCGCTCTACGGCGCCACGGACCCCGGCGGCTCCACGCCCTGGGGCCCCCTGAGCTCGGTTCTGCAGCGGCCGGGAGTGCCCTGCGCTCCCTGCTTCAAGCGGCACTGCTTCGTCGAAAGCCACCCCTGCTTGGATGGATTGCCCATGGAGGAGGTCTGGGCAGGAGCCACGGAGCTTTTCTTAAAGTAG
- a CDS encoding glycosyltransferase family 4 protein, which translates to MKHVVFAHRKLSFGGGERVMLERVAALAPLDVRITVIFRKEPDKRDIEPELRTRNPHVGDILHIPGTWGALRWLWKNPPDLLALCNHKGVQRALPWLARLGRRIPTVVTLHEHYERHLRKYRGIRKLVDTWIIDWEFEKAVQAHLGPQPCAMIHPLYPHRKSEPPSDAERREAKLKLGLPEDAVVLGYCGQIDARKDPSTTLELARCIEARLGRQVHLLFAGRVDAATRKGMEAAIDRMERWDRTRILGPVPDLAQVFRCLDAYLMTSRNEGFFPIALIEALEHGVPIVAPSVGGIGTVLADGEGGILIQKPDDRKSIARDVLESAADRVAAMLADPEALALQRRKALALGRRLTEGYDAAALFRDAVKAWIP; encoded by the coding sequence GTGAAGCACGTCGTGTTCGCCCATCGAAAGCTATCCTTCGGGGGCGGAGAGCGGGTCATGCTCGAGCGCGTCGCGGCCCTGGCCCCCCTGGACGTCCGGATCACCGTGATCTTCAGGAAAGAGCCCGACAAGCGCGACATCGAACCGGAGCTGAGAACCCGGAACCCCCACGTGGGGGACATCCTGCACATTCCCGGGACCTGGGGCGCCCTGCGGTGGCTCTGGAAGAACCCGCCCGACCTGCTGGCGCTCTGCAACCACAAGGGCGTGCAAAGGGCCCTGCCCTGGCTGGCGCGCCTGGGCCGCCGCATCCCCACGGTGGTCACGCTCCATGAGCACTATGAACGGCATCTGCGCAAGTACCGCGGCATCCGGAAGCTCGTGGACACGTGGATCATCGACTGGGAATTCGAGAAAGCCGTCCAGGCCCATCTCGGCCCCCAGCCCTGCGCCATGATCCACCCGCTCTATCCGCATCGGAAATCCGAGCCGCCAAGCGATGCGGAACGGCGCGAAGCCAAGCTCAAGCTGGGATTGCCCGAAGACGCGGTGGTCCTGGGCTATTGCGGACAGATCGATGCCCGGAAGGATCCCTCAACCACCCTGGAGCTGGCGCGGTGCATCGAAGCGCGTCTCGGCAGGCAGGTCCATCTCCTCTTCGCCGGCCGGGTGGATGCGGCCACACGCAAGGGGATGGAAGCAGCCATCGACCGTATGGAAAGGTGGGACCGCACGCGGATCCTGGGCCCGGTGCCGGATCTGGCCCAGGTCTTCCGCTGCCTCGACGCCTACCTGATGACCAGCCGGAACGAGGGCTTCTTCCCCATCGCGCTCATCGAGGCGCTGGAGCACGGCGTACCCATCGTGGCGCCCTCCGTGGGGGGCATCGGCACGGTCCTGGCCGATGGGGAGGGCGGCATCCTGATCCAGAAGCCCGATGACCGGAAGAGCATCGCGAGGGACGTTCTCGAATCCGCAGCGGACCGCGTCGCCGCCATGTTGGCGGACCCGGAAGCGCTGGCGCTGCAGCGGAGGAAAGCGTTGGCCCTGGGCCGGCGGCTGACGGAAGGCTATGACGCGGCGGCCCTGTTCAGGGATGCGGTGAAAGCGTGGATTCCATGA
- a CDS encoding sigma-54-dependent Fis family transcriptional regulator: MSAISAKKQVLIVEDEPSFREVLEMGLAPQGFQTKAVGSLSEARIALEGDRFDALVSDLRLGDGTAIELLTWMKEKSFAVPAVILTAFATTETTVQALNLGAVDFLTKTKNDIAELTKVLHGIFQESAPGPSHEISDIGDLVGVGDTIRKIQALVGKIARADTTVLITGESGTGKEIVARLVHRYSERGPGPFIPVNCGALPEALLESELFGYEKGAFTGATGVKRGLFEEANGGFLFLDEIGEMPLPLQVKLLRVLQERKLRRLGATEERSVDVRVIGASNRNLRERTEEGKFREDLYYRLNILNIELPPLRDRREDLPVLIEHFLRRSSLKLNKPSMYLQPDALRVLERYRFPGNVRELENLMERCVALNPGGAIGKDLFPDNLLNDVERGPECPTAPALAIPAGGFDLEAYLTVLKGYFLHQGLMEQNGNRTKAAKHLGMTFRAYRYWLGHLGGIEALPRKFPWPKDFPPNVEVEAEEEGSDA; the protein is encoded by the coding sequence ATGAGTGCGATATCCGCAAAAAAACAAGTCCTGATCGTGGAGGACGAACCCAGTTTCCGCGAGGTGCTGGAGATGGGCCTGGCCCCTCAAGGTTTCCAGACCAAGGCGGTCGGCTCCCTGAGCGAGGCCCGCATCGCCCTGGAGGGCGACCGCTTCGACGCCCTGGTCTCGGATCTCCGGCTGGGGGACGGCACCGCCATCGAACTGCTCACCTGGATGAAAGAGAAAAGCTTCGCGGTCCCCGCAGTCATCCTCACCGCCTTCGCCACCACGGAAACCACCGTCCAGGCTTTGAATCTCGGGGCCGTGGACTTCCTCACCAAGACCAAGAACGACATCGCCGAGTTGACGAAGGTCTTGCATGGCATCTTCCAGGAGTCCGCGCCAGGCCCGAGCCATGAGATCTCGGATATCGGCGATCTGGTGGGCGTTGGTGACACCATCCGCAAGATCCAGGCCCTGGTGGGGAAGATCGCCCGCGCCGACACAACGGTTCTCATCACCGGCGAAAGCGGCACGGGCAAGGAGATCGTGGCGCGCCTCGTCCATCGCTATTCCGAGCGGGGCCCGGGGCCTTTCATTCCCGTGAACTGCGGGGCGCTGCCGGAGGCCCTGCTGGAATCGGAACTGTTCGGCTATGAAAAGGGCGCCTTCACGGGTGCCACGGGCGTGAAGCGCGGCCTCTTCGAAGAAGCCAATGGCGGCTTCCTGTTCCTGGATGAGATCGGCGAGATGCCGCTGCCCTTGCAAGTGAAACTGCTGCGCGTGCTGCAGGAGCGGAAGCTGCGGAGGCTCGGGGCCACGGAGGAGCGCTCCGTGGATGTGCGGGTCATCGGGGCCTCGAACCGCAATCTGCGGGAGCGCACCGAAGAGGGCAAGTTCCGGGAGGATCTCTACTACCGCCTGAACATCCTGAACATCGAATTGCCGCCCTTGAGGGACCGCCGCGAGGATCTGCCGGTGCTCATCGAGCATTTCCTGCGCCGCTCCAGCCTGAAGCTCAACAAACCCTCGATGTACCTGCAGCCCGACGCGCTCCGCGTGTTGGAGCGCTACCGGTTTCCGGGCAATGTGCGGGAATTGGAGAACCTGATGGAGCGGTGCGTCGCGCTGAATCCGGGCGGCGCCATCGGCAAGGATCTATTCCCCGACAACCTGCTGAACGATGTGGAGCGCGGCCCCGAATGCCCGACGGCGCCGGCGCTCGCCATCCCAGCGGGGGGCTTCGACCTGGAGGCCTACCTCACGGTGCTCAAGGGTTATTTCCTGCACCAGGGCCTGATGGAGCAGAACGGCAACCGCACCAAGGCCGCCAAGCACCTGGGCATGACCTTCCGGGCCTACCGCTACTGGCTGGGGCATCTGGGGGGGATCGAGGCTCTGCCGAGGAAATTCCCATGGCCCAAGGATTTCCCCCCGAATGTGGAAGTGGAAGCCGAAGAAGAGGGTTCCGATGCTTGA
- a CDS encoding type II secretion system protein, translating to MTRRKTQKGFSLLELLVAMMIIAVISTLGFRKYQEFTARAHHLTSQSTLKIVGEGIDQYYMKHGKYPDFGSFEAMVDAGSPLVKENMIPANTPSRDGFDQPFEGKCSKVGYEIATLGDPNNQEDRPKYTRKPGEISGGPATGSGKGPAPAGGAAPEAKPEK from the coding sequence ATGACCCGACGCAAGACCCAAAAAGGCTTTTCGCTGTTAGAGCTCCTGGTCGCGATGATGATCATCGCGGTCATCAGCACGCTTGGATTCAGGAAATACCAGGAATTCACCGCCAGGGCCCACCACCTGACATCCCAGAGCACCCTGAAGATTGTGGGGGAGGGCATCGACCAGTACTACATGAAGCACGGCAAGTACCCGGATTTCGGCAGCTTCGAAGCCATGGTGGACGCGGGTTCGCCCCTGGTGAAGGAGAACATGATTCCCGCCAACACGCCTTCGAGGGACGGCTTCGACCAGCCTTTCGAAGGCAAATGCAGCAAGGTCGGCTATGAAATCGCCACCCTGGGCGATCCCAACAACCAGGAAGACCGGCCCAAGTACACCCGCAAGCCCGGTGAAATCTCCGGCGGGCCTGCCACCGGCAGCGGCAAGGGCCCGGCTCCCGCCGGCGGCGCCGCGCCCGAAGCGAAGCCCGAAAAATGA
- a CDS encoding DUF177 domain-containing protein: MIDLSRLPDEGLRERGTTARLELGSDRKAEAVEALTGQPEAFTDVTWSVFAQPSNKDVFLDVSGKGTWETSCSRCLAPIEVPLDVHAQFLGSREAELRQGGSHSLGSQDLDLVFLESDHVEELELVRQQLMLGRSMAPTCLDTEKGKCANFDTCLFRGTLNASVSYEKEPSPLAKALANIRPSLKLDD, from the coding sequence ATGATCGATCTCTCCCGTCTGCCCGACGAGGGCCTTCGCGAGCGCGGCACCACCGCGCGGCTGGAGCTTGGCAGCGACCGCAAGGCGGAAGCTGTCGAGGCGCTCACCGGCCAGCCCGAGGCTTTCACGGATGTCACCTGGAGCGTCTTCGCGCAGCCCAGCAACAAGGACGTCTTCCTCGATGTCTCCGGCAAGGGCACCTGGGAAACCTCGTGCTCCCGCTGCCTGGCTCCCATCGAGGTGCCCCTCGATGTCCACGCCCAGTTCCTCGGCAGCCGGGAGGCGGAACTCCGGCAGGGCGGCTCCCACTCGCTGGGCAGCCAGGATCTGGACCTGGTCTTCCTTGAATCCGACCATGTCGAAGAGCTGGAATTGGTCCGGCAGCAATTGATGCTGGGCCGGTCCATGGCGCCCACCTGCCTGGACACCGAAAAAGGCAAATGCGCGAATTTCGACACCTGTCTTTTCCGCGGCACGCTGAATGCTTCGGTATCCTATGAGAAGGAACCCAGCCCTCTGGCCAAGGCCCTCGCGAACATCCGGCCCAGCCTCAAGCTGGATGATTGA
- the rpmF gene encoding 50S ribosomal protein L32 produces MPNPKRRHSRARRDRRRTHDSLETHSATSCSNCGTSKMPHRVCPSCGFYRGKKAVHVATA; encoded by the coding sequence ATGCCCAATCCAAAGCGACGCCACAGCAGGGCCCGCCGCGACCGCCGCCGCACCCACGACAGCCTGGAAACCCACAGCGCCACGAGCTGCTCCAATTGCGGCACCTCCAAGATGCCGCACCGCGTGTGCCCTTCCTGCGGCTTCTACCGCGGGAAGAAGGCCGTCCACGTAGCCACGGCCTGA
- the plsX gene encoding phosphate acyltransferase PlsX, whose product MGGDNAPDATLHGAQEALKAWQGLFLHLVGDKALLESLMSRPGSGWTSELMNRLNVVHAGSVVTFEDAPKVILKEKKDSSIRVAAQLVRDGMADGMVSMGHTGAAMMASTLVIGKLEGVERPGLASLMPNLTGSPTVFMEVGANIDSRAEHIACFGLMASVYAEKVLGIATPRVGILSVGEEDSKGTDVTLEAASLLREMGLNFIGNAEGRDIWNGRFDVIACDGFVGNIVLKSAEGMAKLIKEGLRTALTSSLRAKAGAALVKPALQEFFKQLDYREYGGLPLLGIKGVSVIGHGSSDSHAVRNAIGAALKSTEHGINKRIQAHLAKLTPKA is encoded by the coding sequence ATGGGGGGCGACAACGCCCCGGATGCCACATTGCATGGCGCCCAGGAGGCGCTCAAAGCCTGGCAGGGTCTTTTCCTCCACCTGGTGGGGGACAAGGCCCTGCTGGAGTCGTTGATGTCGCGGCCGGGCTCCGGCTGGACGTCCGAGCTGATGAACCGCCTCAACGTGGTCCACGCGGGCTCCGTCGTCACCTTCGAGGATGCGCCCAAGGTCATCCTGAAGGAGAAGAAGGACAGCTCCATCCGCGTGGCAGCCCAACTGGTGCGCGACGGCATGGCCGACGGCATGGTGAGCATGGGCCATACGGGCGCCGCGATGATGGCCAGCACGCTGGTGATCGGGAAGCTCGAAGGGGTGGAGCGGCCGGGCCTCGCGAGCCTGATGCCGAACCTCACCGGCAGCCCCACGGTGTTCATGGAAGTGGGCGCCAACATCGATTCCCGCGCGGAGCACATCGCCTGTTTCGGCCTGATGGCCTCGGTGTACGCCGAGAAGGTGCTCGGGATCGCGACGCCGCGGGTCGGCATCCTGAGCGTGGGCGAAGAGGACAGCAAGGGCACGGATGTGACCCTGGAAGCCGCGTCCCTGCTGCGGGAGATGGGCCTCAACTTCATCGGCAACGCCGAGGGGCGGGACATCTGGAACGGCCGTTTCGATGTCATCGCCTGCGATGGCTTCGTGGGCAACATCGTGCTGAAAAGCGCCGAGGGCATGGCCAAGCTCATCAAGGAAGGACTCCGCACCGCGCTCACCTCGAGCCTCAGGGCCAAGGCCGGGGCGGCGCTGGTGAAGCCCGCGCTCCAGGAGTTCTTCAAGCAGCTGGACTACCGGGAATACGGCGGCTTGCCGCTGCTGGGCATCAAGGGCGTGTCGGTCATCGGCCACGGCTCCAGCGATTCGCACGCCGTGCGGAACGCCATCGGCGCGGCGCTGAAATCCACCGAGCACGGGATCAACAAACGCATCCAGGCCCATCTGGCGAAGTTGACGCCGAAAGCCTGA
- the fabD gene encoding ACP S-malonyltransferase — translation MSKVAWLFPGQGSQSVGMGVPLAEAEPEAKAVLREADAALGFDLSRLMAEGPEETLKLTEHTQPAILTHSIMVVRAYSHRLPKADFAAGHSLGEYSALVAIGALAFQDAVKTVRERGRAMQTAVPVGVGAMAAILGMGAAEVEAACREGSQTSGRIVVPANFNGPGQIVIAGHAEAVEAAMEAAKARGGRKMMKLPVSAPFHSPLMEPAQAHMAPVLGGLAFADPICPLVNNVDAAVVSEPGALRDGLVRQISGAVRWEATLALLLEQGVTTFIELGPGKVLGGLAKRQAKEAGIEIRALSIGGPEDLAQLG, via the coding sequence ATGAGCAAAGTCGCTTGGCTGTTTCCAGGGCAGGGCTCGCAGTCTGTGGGGATGGGAGTTCCGCTGGCCGAAGCCGAGCCTGAGGCGAAGGCGGTTCTGCGGGAGGCTGACGCCGCGCTCGGGTTCGACCTTTCCCGGCTCATGGCCGAGGGGCCCGAAGAGACCTTGAAACTCACCGAACACACCCAGCCCGCCATCCTGACCCACTCCATCATGGTGGTCCGCGCCTACTCGCACCGCCTGCCCAAGGCGGATTTCGCCGCGGGCCATTCCCTGGGCGAATACTCCGCGCTGGTGGCCATCGGAGCGCTGGCTTTCCAGGACGCAGTCAAGACGGTCCGGGAGCGCGGCCGCGCCATGCAGACGGCGGTGCCCGTGGGCGTGGGGGCCATGGCGGCGATCCTCGGCATGGGCGCGGCGGAGGTCGAAGCCGCCTGCCGGGAAGGCTCGCAGACGAGCGGAAGGATCGTGGTTCCCGCCAACTTCAACGGGCCAGGCCAGATCGTGATCGCGGGCCATGCCGAGGCCGTGGAGGCGGCCATGGAGGCGGCCAAGGCCCGGGGCGGACGCAAGATGATGAAGCTCCCGGTGAGCGCCCCCTTCCACAGTCCGCTGATGGAGCCGGCCCAGGCGCACATGGCTCCGGTCCTTGGCGGGCTGGCCTTCGCGGATCCCATCTGCCCCCTGGTGAACAACGTGGATGCGGCGGTCGTGAGCGAGCCCGGGGCCCTGCGTGACGGCCTGGTGCGCCAGATTTCCGGCGCCGTGCGGTGGGAGGCCACGCTGGCGCTGCTGCTGGAGCAAGGCGTCACCACCTTCATCGAACTCGGCCCGGGCAAGGTCCTGGGCGGCCTCGCCAAGCGCCAGGCCAAGGAAGCGGGCATCGAGATCAGAGCCCTCAGCATCGGCGGACCCGAGGATCTGGCGCAGTTGGGCTAG
- a CDS encoding alpha/beta fold hydrolase — MFMPMLHVPAQAEKAPAAGREIAFPGFNAFPLKASVLPAADEGAASAGAHPYFAVMVAGSGPTDRNWASSVASLGHAGRDFALWLQARNIGSLRYDKRFIGSRDPKLDISLDAQVGDIQAALRAARALPEAKGRKLLLVGHSEGALLSLIAAKDADALLLLGLPGQSLAKTIRAQIEAQLPPDAKAVNLEFVDAMLDALRTGKSEAPAAKAGVHPGIANLPKSFMRPETAGFVRSTMDLEPMAMAERVAAPMAIVWGDKDVQAWRPGMLPESLKPKVIELKDANHLLRKETRPRAELNGSNALRAYNDSTPMADLSLLARWLESLR; from the coding sequence ATGTTCATGCCCATGCTTCACGTTCCAGCGCAGGCCGAGAAGGCCCCGGCCGCCGGCCGCGAGATCGCTTTTCCCGGCTTCAACGCCTTTCCGTTGAAGGCCAGCGTGCTCCCCGCCGCGGACGAGGGGGCTGCGTCTGCCGGAGCCCATCCTTATTTCGCGGTGATGGTGGCAGGCAGCGGCCCCACGGACCGGAACTGGGCGAGCAGCGTGGCCTCCCTCGGCCATGCGGGCCGCGACTTCGCGCTGTGGCTGCAGGCCCGGAACATCGGCTCGCTGCGCTACGACAAGCGCTTCATCGGTTCCAGGGACCCCAAACTGGACATCTCCCTGGACGCCCAGGTGGGCGACATCCAGGCGGCCCTCCGCGCGGCCCGGGCCCTGCCGGAAGCCAAGGGCAGGAAACTGCTGCTCGTCGGCCACAGCGAGGGCGCGCTGCTCTCGCTCATCGCGGCCAAGGATGCGGACGCGCTGCTGCTCCTTGGCCTGCCGGGCCAGAGCCTGGCGAAAACCATCCGCGCCCAGATCGAAGCCCAGCTTCCGCCGGACGCCAAAGCCGTGAATCTGGAATTCGTCGACGCCATGCTCGACGCCCTCCGCACGGGGAAGAGCGAAGCGCCCGCGGCGAAGGCAGGCGTCCACCCAGGCATCGCGAACCTGCCCAAGTCCTTCATGCGTCCCGAGACCGCAGGCTTCGTGCGGTCCACCATGGACCTGGAGCCCATGGCCATGGCCGAGCGCGTGGCCGCGCCCATGGCCATCGTCTGGGGCGACAAGGATGTGCAGGCCTGGAGGCCCGGCATGCTGCCCGAGTCCCTCAAGCCGAAGGTCATCGAACTCAAGGATGCCAACCACCTGCTTCGGAAGGAGACCCGGCCCCGAGCCGAGCTCAACGGCTCCAACGCTTTGAGGGCCTACAACGATTCGACGCCCATGGCGGATTTATCGCTGCTGGCGCGGTGGCTGGAAAGCCTCCGCTAG
- a CDS encoding M20/M25/M40 family metallo-hydrolase gives MRGFKMVSCAVSLTFAVLGSAQEVRNPKVESLLRSVDAARIHATVARLVSFGTRHTLSETASESRGIGAARRYLASEFGALAKLPGSRLQPFEDRFTADPGPRIPKAVELVNVGAVLPGTDASRTKEAIVLTGHYDTRASGALDASSDAPGAVDDGSGTALALELARAMAAERPAVGIYFIAVAGEEQGLVGSTHLARRLKAEGIRVLAMVSVDVAGNTEGQDGVKDNVHGRLWSEGVSVSESPEERRLRQSLGTENDGAAREWARYVERAAERYVENLDLLVMLRRDRIARGSDHMSFAAEGFPAICLREMHEHYDRQHQDVRTIEGRSYGDDLAHLDAAYTAKLAKGLGAALWQLSHAPQAPVNLTLGGAVSPDARLRWTLPDEARTTAIHLFRRRADGVAWQRIQRFPKANSLVLKDVPPDNEVFAVAAVDADGNESLPVYPSKLE, from the coding sequence ATGCGCGGTTTCAAGATGGTTTCCTGCGCTGTCTCGCTCACCTTCGCGGTCCTTGGTTCCGCCCAGGAAGTCCGCAACCCGAAGGTGGAATCGCTGCTCCGTTCCGTGGATGCCGCCCGCATCCATGCCACCGTGGCCAGGCTCGTGTCCTTCGGGACGCGCCATACGCTGTCGGAAACCGCTTCGGAAAGCCGCGGCATCGGCGCGGCGCGGCGCTACCTGGCCTCGGAATTCGGCGCCCTCGCCAAGCTCCCAGGTTCGCGCCTCCAGCCCTTCGAGGACCGCTTCACGGCCGATCCCGGCCCCCGCATCCCCAAAGCCGTGGAGCTCGTCAACGTCGGCGCGGTGCTTCCCGGAACCGATGCCTCGCGGACCAAGGAGGCCATCGTGCTCACCGGCCACTACGACACCCGGGCAAGCGGCGCGCTGGATGCTTCCAGCGATGCGCCCGGCGCCGTGGATGACGGCAGCGGCACGGCCCTCGCGCTGGAACTGGCCCGCGCAATGGCGGCGGAACGACCCGCCGTGGGCATCTATTTCATCGCGGTGGCAGGCGAGGAGCAAGGGCTGGTGGGCTCGACTCATCTGGCCAGGCGCCTGAAGGCCGAGGGGATCCGCGTGCTCGCGATGGTGAGCGTGGATGTGGCGGGCAACACCGAAGGCCAGGACGGCGTGAAGGACAACGTCCACGGGCGGCTCTGGTCCGAAGGCGTGAGCGTTTCTGAATCGCCGGAGGAGCGGCGGCTGCGCCAGTCCCTGGGCACCGAGAACGACGGCGCGGCGCGGGAATGGGCGCGCTACGTGGAGCGGGCGGCCGAGCGCTACGTGGAGAACCTGGATCTCCTCGTCATGCTGCGGCGGGACCGCATCGCGCGGGGCAGCGACCACATGAGCTTCGCCGCCGAGGGCTTCCCGGCCATCTGCCTGCGGGAGATGCACGAGCACTACGACCGCCAGCACCAGGATGTCAGGACCATCGAGGGACGCAGCTACGGCGATGATCTGGCGCACCTGGACGCCGCCTACACCGCCAAGCTCGCGAAGGGGCTGGGCGCGGCCCTCTGGCAGCTCTCCCACGCGCCCCAGGCCCCCGTGAACCTCACCCTCGGCGGCGCGGTGAGCCCCGATGCCAGGCTGCGCTGGACGCTTCCGGACGAGGCCCGCACCACCGCCATCCACCTGTTCCGGCGCCGCGCCGATGGCGTCGCCTGGCAGCGCATCCAGCGCTTTCCCAAAGCCAACTCGCTCGTGCTGAAGGATGTGCCGCCGGACAACGAGGTCTTCGCGGTCGCGGCCGTGGACGCCGACGGGAATGAAAGCCTGCCGGTGTACCCATCCAAACTGGAGTGA
- the fabG gene encoding 3-oxoacyl-[acyl-carrier-protein] reductase — protein MFDLNGKVALVTGASQGIGEAIAKQLAKQGALVVCAARTEAKLQSVAAAIQADGGKADHVVMDLSSSESVRAAVAAVVERHGAIHILVNNAGITRDKLLIQMKEEDFSAVIDTNLKGAWTAIQAATKPMMKQRWGRIINIASVVGQMGNAGQSNYVAAKAGLIGLTKSVARELASRNVTANAVAPGYVETEMTAGLAPDVKAEFTKSIPLGRMGTPADIAAAVGFLASDEAAYVTGQVLGVNGGMLMP, from the coding sequence ATGTTTGATCTCAATGGCAAAGTGGCCTTGGTTACGGGTGCGTCCCAGGGAATCGGCGAAGCCATCGCGAAGCAACTGGCCAAGCAGGGCGCTCTGGTGGTCTGCGCCGCCCGCACCGAGGCGAAACTGCAAAGCGTGGCCGCCGCCATCCAGGCCGATGGCGGAAAGGCCGACCACGTGGTCATGGACCTCTCCAGCAGCGAGAGCGTGCGGGCCGCCGTGGCTGCGGTGGTGGAGCGCCACGGCGCCATCCACATCCTGGTCAACAACGCGGGGATCACCCGGGACAAGCTGCTGATCCAGATGAAGGAAGAAGACTTTTCCGCCGTCATCGACACCAATCTCAAAGGCGCCTGGACCGCCATCCAGGCGGCCACCAAACCCATGATGAAGCAGCGCTGGGGCCGCATCATCAACATCGCCTCCGTGGTGGGCCAGATGGGCAACGCGGGCCAGAGCAATTACGTGGCGGCCAAGGCCGGGCTCATCGGCCTGACCAAATCCGTGGCCCGGGAGCTGGCTTCGCGCAATGTCACCGCCAATGCGGTCGCGCCGGGCTATGTCGAGACCGAGATGACCGCCGGCCTCGCACCCGACGTGAAGGCGGAATTCACCAAGAGCATCCCGCTGGGCCGCATGGGCACGCCCGCGGACATCGCCGCGGCGGTGGGGTTCCTCGCATCGGATGAAGCCGCCTATGTCACGGGCCAGGTGCTTGGCGTCAACGGCGGGATGCTGATGCCGTGA